The DNA region ATGGCGGGTCCTAGGGTGCGTCAGTTTGCGGGAGGGAGGGGAATGGCCCTCAGCCGCTGCGCCGGACGGACCCCGGCAGCTCCAGTCAGGCGCGCGATGGGAAGCCCGTGCGGCCGGTAAGCGGCCGAGGGCTGATAAATCGCTGCTGCGTGTGCATGCGTCCATGATACGCCCGGCGGTCACAACCATCTTGAGCGAGCTCTTGACCTTGACGCTACGTCAACATCTACAGTCGAGGTATCGGCCCGCTCAGGAAGGAGGAGGAGATGGACTGGTCCATCCAGGACATAGCCCGGATCGCAGGCACCACCAGCAGGACGCTGCGCCACTACGACGACATCGGCCTGCTCAAACCGAGCCGGACGGGGCACAACGGCTACCGGTATTACAACCAGGACGCGCTGGTGCAGCTCCAGCGCATCCTGCTCCTGCGCGGGTTGGGCCTTGGCCTGCCGGTGATCAGCCAGGTGCTCGACGACCAGGCGGACGCCGCCAAGGCGCTCGCCGGCCATCTGGAGTGGCTCAGGCAGGAGCAGGACAGGCTGGCGCGGCAGATCGCGTCGGTCAGGCAAACCATTGACGCAGTGAAAGGAGGCGGCGAAATCATGGCAGAGGACATGTTCAACGGTTTCGACCACACGCAGTACAAGGATGAGGTGGAGGAGCGCTGGGGGAAGGACGCGTATGCGAAGGGGGATTCGTGGTGGCGCGGCATGAGCGCCGAGGAGAAGAGCGCCTGGAAGCAGCGCTCGCAGCAATTGGGCGCTGACTGGATTGCGGCCGCCACCGCCGGCATCGCACCGGACAGTGCGGAAGCCCAGGCCGTTGCGAAGCGTCATATCGAATGGCTGACGGCAATTCCCGGCACACCGGCCTCTGACAAGGGCGGGGGCAAGGCGGGCGTCAAGGCGTACGTCACCGGTCTCGGCGAGATGTACGTGGCTGACCCGCGGTTCGGCGCGAACTACGGGGGCCACGAGGGGGCGGTCTTCGTCCGGGATGCGCTGAGGTTCTACGCGGAGCAGAACCTGTAACCGCCCGTCGTCGACGGGGGGATGCGGGGGCGGGAAACGCCCCGGCATCCCGCCGCCAATAGACTTGACCGGTGACTGACTCAACGCACTTTTCGGCCGGCAACACCCCCGATGCTCCGCGCAGCGACCTCCCAGGGCTGCTCACTGCGCTTGCCTCGGATTTGCGCCAAGTGGGTTACACGCTCGACGGCGTGGCGGGGCTTCTGGGCGAGTCCGCCTACCGTGCGCTGAACCGGGACCAGGTCATTCCGGCTTTGCTCGCCACCGAAACTGCTGCGCACGGTTCCCCCGCCGGTGGCGGACCAGCAGCGGCGGCCCTCGCAGCCGTCGTACGTCTCTGGCTGCTGTCGGAACCGCAGAAGCGTGAAATCCTCGACGCCGCCCTGCCGGGGATCCGTGCCGGCGGCCTGCTGGAGCTGGGGTTGGTTGAGCCTGCGCCAGGCTCTGAACTGATAGCCGCCAAGGCGGATCTGCGGCCGTACGGCTGGGCGGCGGACGACGCAACCGGCAACGCCGCAACAGGCACAGCCAGCGGGGGAGCCGAACTCTGGGTGACGAGCGATCTCGCCGCGCATCAGCAGGCCGGGGTGCTGCGGCACGACCACGTGCTGGGGATCGGGCAGGCGTCAACCACGCTGGTGCAGACCACCATCCGCCCGCACGTAACCAAGGCGCTGGACCTGGGCACTGGTTGCGGGATCCAGACTTTCCACCTCCTGCATCACGCCGAGCACGTGACCGCCACCGACATCTCCGAGCGGGCCTTGGCTTTCACCAGATTCAACCTGCTCCTTAATGCCGAGGCACTGGGACTGGACCCGGACCGGCTGGATGACCGGGTGAGCCTGCGGCTGGGCTCGCTGCTGGACCCTGTGGCCGGTGAAGAGTTTGAACTGGTGGTGTCCAATCCGCCCTTTGTGATCACGCCCCGGACGCTGGGTGAACTGGCTGCGGATCAGTTCACCTACCGGGACGGCGGCCTGCCCGGCGACGGGATCGTGGCCTCGCTCGTGGCGGCGTTGC from Arthrobacter pascens includes:
- a CDS encoding MerR family transcriptional regulator, encoding MDWSIQDIARIAGTTSRTLRHYDDIGLLKPSRTGHNGYRYYNQDALVQLQRILLLRGLGLGLPVISQVLDDQADAAKALAGHLEWLRQEQDRLARQIASVRQTIDAVKGGGEIMAEDMFNGFDHTQYKDEVEERWGKDAYAKGDSWWRGMSAEEKSAWKQRSQQLGADWIAAATAGIAPDSAEAQAVAKRHIEWLTAIPGTPASDKGGGKAGVKAYVTGLGEMYVADPRFGANYGGHEGAVFVRDALRFYAEQNL
- a CDS encoding DUF7059 domain-containing protein, which translates into the protein MTDSTHFSAGNTPDAPRSDLPGLLTALASDLRQVGYTLDGVAGLLGESAYRALNRDQVIPALLATETAAHGSPAGGGPAAAALAAVVRLWLLSEPQKREILDAALPGIRAGGLLELGLVEPAPGSELIAAKADLRPYGWAADDATGNAATGTASGGAELWVTSDLAAHQQAGVLRHDHVLGIGQASTTLVQTTIRPHVTKALDLGTGCGIQTFHLLHHAEHVTATDISERALAFTRFNLLLNAEALGLDPDRLDDRVSLRLGSLLDPVAGEEFELVVSNPPFVITPRTLGELAADQFTYRDGGLPGDGIVASLVAALPDVLAPGGTAQLLGNWEIAAGTPWSERPHAWVSPDVDAWFIQREQVGPEQYAETWLQDASETRDRQHYQDAYGAYLADFASRNVEGIGFGMIWLRRPARRDAGPAAITRFEEITYPIEQPIGPHMGAAVERSDWLEENSLEDAHLLVADDVTEERHQRPGAEHPGVILLRQGAGLRRTNLLSTELAGFVSACDGDLSVGQIIGALEALLGGSLAGEEGFDAGAFRSGLLTEVGNLVRDGFLLPGSDLAAARAADDTSGAV